Within Lentimicrobiaceae bacterium, the genomic segment TGTGCCCTGTCTACCCCCTGAACATTGTGCTCATGTCCGGGATATACAAAATAATCAAGTTGCTTACCTTTTTCTACACAGGTTTTCACGAATTGCAGGCTGTTTTGCCAAACTACAGTTCCATCCACAGTACCATGAATTATCAAGAGTCGGGTTTTAAGATTGTCAACATAATTCAGCAGACAGGCGTTTTTATACCCTTCCGGGTTTTCTTCCGGTGTGTCCATGTAACGTTCACCGTACATCACTTCGTAATATTTCCAATCAATTACCGGTCCCCCGGCAGTAGCGCATTTAAAAACTCCCAGATTTTTCAGGATCATGGAAATAGTCATAAATCCGCCATAGCTCCATCCGTCAATGTGAAAATCAGTAGTATCCACATAAGGCAGTGTCTTCAGGTACTTTATACCCAACATCTGGTCATCTACCTCAATAGTACCGAGATTTCTGAAAATTGCCTGTTCGAAATCCTGACCACGGTTAGATGTTCCATGGTTATCCATTGTAAAAACAATATACCCATTCTGCGCCATATAATTTAGGAACAAACCTGCATTAGCTAACCATGAATTGGTTATCAACTGACTGTGAGGACCTCCATAAACATACACAAAAACAGGATATTTCTTTGTAGAATCGAAATCCGTTGGAAAAATCATCCTGCAATATAAATTTTCATTATCCTTACTTTTAACGGGAAAAACAGATGTATTACCTAATTGATAGTCATTTAATGGATTTTTGTTTTCAAGAAGAGTTTGTAATACTTTCCCTTTGCTGTCTAAAAGCGCATATTCATTGGCGATGGTATAACTTGTGTAACTATCAACAATATAGTTGCCATTGGCTGAAACATAGGCATTATGTGTTCCTGAAATTCTGGATAGTTTACTTGTTTTTGCTTTTCTGAAGTCGAGCGAATAAATATGTTGTTCAAGGGGGTCTTCCTGGTTTGAAAGGTAATACAAATGGCTGTCGTTCTCATCGGTACCGATAAGTTCGCTCACTTCCCATTTCCCCTTTGTAAGCTGCGAAATCAGTTTCCCTTCAGTATTGTAAAGATATAAATGGTTATATCCGTCGCGGCGGCTCTGCCAAATAAAAAACTGGGGTTTTGTTTTCAGAAAATACAAACCATGTAAAGGTTCAACATACTTTTCATTTGCTTCCTCAAAAAGAGTTTTAACGAATTTACCTGTAGCTACATCATATTGATTCAGCCACATGTGGTTTTGTTGGCGGTTAAGAACCGCAATGAAGATATATTTTTCGTCGGGAGACCATGTGATATTGGTCAAAAATTGGTCAACTGGTTCTCCTGTTTGTAAATAAACCGTATTTTGAGTGGTCGTATTAAACACTCCTACTGTTACCTGGTGGCTCGTCATGCCCGCCATGGGATATTTGGTATTTTCAACAGTAGCAATCCGGGTATCAATATTTACCAAAGGATAATCCGTAACCATAGTTTCGTCCATGCGATAAAATGCAAGCAGATTGCCTTTGGGCGACCAAAAAGTTCCCTTGCTGATACCCCATTCGTTACGGTGTACCCGTTCGGAGCCAAAGACAATTTCTTTATTATTTTCATTGCTTACAGCTGTTT encodes:
- a CDS encoding S9 family peptidase, which encodes MQKNIRLLLFVVFTIWSIVLSGQSKLLNPEEFMTNRSLYPTSLQNFQWIGSSNIYSYITSKAIIRGNAETLQKDTLLKLSEINEKLSELKIDNLRRCPFITWVNNEAFIFTQKNKLIRFNLISKKYDIINSFDENAQNIDIDNESFKIAFTKENNLYITVNGTETAVSNENNKEIVFGSERVHRNEWGISKGTFWSPKGNLLAFYRMDETMVTDYPLVNIDTRIATVENTKYPMAGMTSHQVTVGVFNTTTQNTVYLQTGEPVDQFLTNITWSPDEKYIFIAVLNRQQNHMWLNQYDVATGKFVKTLFEEANEKYVEPLHGLYFLKTKPQFFIWQSRRDGYNHLYLYNTEGKLISQLTKGKWEVSELIGTDENDSHLYYLSNQEDPLEQHIYSLDFRKAKTSKLSRISGTHNAYVSANGNYIVDSYTSYTIANEYALLDSKGKVLQTLLENKNPLNDYQLGNTSVFPVKSKDNENLYCRMIFPTDFDSTKKYPVFVYVYGGPHSQLITNSWLANAGLFLNYMAQNGYIVFTMDNHGTSNRGQDFEQAIFRNLGTIEVDDQMLGIKYLKTLPYVDTTDFHIDGWSYGGFMTISMILKNLGVFKCATAGGPVIDWKYYEVMYGERYMDTPEENPEGYKNACLLNYVDNLKTRLLIIHGTVDGTVVWQNSLQFVKTCVEKGKQLDYFVYPGHEHNVQGVDRAHLFKKIAEYHNLYR